Within the Deinobacterium chartae genome, the region GGCTCGCGCATCGTGGTCCGCCCGATTTCCCCACATCCTTCCGCCCGGTAAAGGAGTTTCGTTATGATCGAGATGAGCACACTTTTCCTGATCGGCGGCATCATCGTCTTCTTCCTGCTGTTCGCATGGCTGATCCCGGTGCAGCTGTGGATCTCCGCGATCGCTTCGGGCGTTTACGTGGGCCTGGGATACCTGGTGGCCATGCGGCTGCGCCGGGTGAATCCCTCCCGCATCATCTTGCCGCAGATCAAGGCGACCAAGGCGGGCTTAAAACTTCGCCAGAACCTGCTCGAGGCGCACTACCTGGCGGGCGGCAACGTGGACCGGGTGGTAGACGCCCTGATCGCCGCCGACAAGGCGGGCATCCCGCTCACCTTTGACCGCGCGACCGCCATCGACCTCGCCGGGCGCGACGTCCTCGAGGCGGTCAAGGTCTCGGTAACCCCCAAGGTGATCACCACCCCGCCGATCGCAGCGATGGCCCGCAACGGCATTCAGGTGGTCGCCACCGCCCGCATCACGGTCCGCGTGCAGATCGACCGTCTGGTGGGCGGCGCCGGCGAGGAAACCATCATCGCCCGCGTGGGCGAGGGGATCGTTTCTACCATCGGCTCCTCGGACAGCCACAAGCAGGTCCTGGAAAACCCGGACCGCATCTCGAAAGTGGTGCTCGAAAAAGGACTCGATGCCGGCACCGCCTTCGAGATCTTGTCCATCGACATCATGGACGTGGACGTGGGCAAGAATATCGGTGCCGAGCTGCAGACCGACCAGGCCGAGGCCGACAAGCGCATCGCGCAGGCCAAGGCCGAGGAGCGCCGCGCCATGGCCGTCGCCCAGGAACAGGAAATGAAGGCCCGGGTGCAGGAGATGCGCGCGCGGGTCGTGGCAGCCGAGGCCACGGTACCCGAGGCGATCGCCCAGGCCTTCCGGGATGGCCGCCTGGGGGTAATGGACTACTACAACCTGCAGAACGTGCAGGCCGACACGGCGATGCGCAGCTCGATCGCCGACAATAATCCTTCGAGGCCCAAGGACGAAACCTGATGGACATCTTGCTGTGGTTGTTTGGCCTGCTGATCGTCAGCCAACTGATCGGTGGGATGATCCGGATGGTGTCCAGAGCCTCGAGCTCCCCT harbors:
- the floA gene encoding flotillin-like protein FloA (flotillin-like protein involved in membrane lipid rafts), with the translated sequence MIEMSTLFLIGGIIVFFLLFAWLIPVQLWISAIASGVYVGLGYLVAMRLRRVNPSRIILPQIKATKAGLKLRQNLLEAHYLAGGNVDRVVDALIAADKAGIPLTFDRATAIDLAGRDVLEAVKVSVTPKVITTPPIAAMARNGIQVVATARITVRVQIDRLVGGAGEETIIARVGEGIVSTIGSSDSHKQVLENPDRISKVVLEKGLDAGTAFEILSIDIMDVDVGKNIGAELQTDQAEADKRIAQAKAEERRAMAVAQEQEMKARVQEMRARVVAAEATVPEAIAQAFRDGRLGVMDYYNLQNVQADTAMRSSIADNNPSRPKDET